The DNA window ttaATCTTAATATTAAACCATGCTCCTTTTTAACATTCGAAAATATACACGTTGGTATTACCTTCATACAAGCTCTACATTTTCGTTACAATTATTTTCCAGATTTAGATTTATCTATCGAAGATTATCAaactaaaaaaattaaaaaagtaaTTTTTTCAGGAGAAATGAAAGTTCGAAATTATTTcaaaaatttttatgaattaaaaaatataacattaaataaatgtttaatatatacctCTGGTATTAccaataatttaatttttaataatttacataGTTTATCTCTATGTGGAAATCTTCTTAGTAACTGGTtagaaatttttaaaataataaaactagCTAATAAATTAACTTACCTGAACGTGTCagataataaattatctCCCATCTCTTTGCAATgtgttcttttaaaaaatttagtaTCTGAATGTAAtgaaataaagaataaatgtgatacaaatgataataatacaaataaatatgattatattaataataatacagaaGAACATTGTACAATGTCagaattaatttattttgaacaaataaaagaattatgtATTGATAACACACTTATTAGCTGGGATgatgttttaattttatcttttatttttccaaATGTTGAAATATTAagtttgaaaaaaaattatataaacaatattaatattaaaaatttaaaagtttcaaaaaattcaattatatacaaatatttgaCCAACACAACGTATAGGAATTTATATGGtctacataatataataaatgacaATCCATCTTATGGCCTAACTAATATAAATGACAAAAAtggtaatagtaataataataatatatatacttataaagaaaaaaatatacataacatACCAAATTGTAATTCAAATACTTTTATGTCTGATGGAAATAAACGCGAATGtgtaaattattcatataataatgatcatcatttttttaattcccAACCAGCTGATGACTGTTCAGGTAAAAACATGAACAAGTCAGGTGAAAGTGATACTACAAAAAATGAGATATTATTTCCTTACAAGTTTGGAATGTTTACTAAATTACGAAAAATAGTActtaatgataattatttgtatGATTATGaagatttatttaattttgtttatcACATCAATTCTATACaatccatatttttaaataataataaattcagcgataatacaaaattaatagatattgtatataatatatgtattgaaGATTTGAActataaaatgaatgaaaatattgaacCTCTTGACAAatttgaaataataaatcagaaatttaatcatttaaaagaatttttatttgataataatgaagtaCAAAATTATGAAACCTTGAGagatttgttttatatattttatgatattgaaatattgaaaatacaaaataagcAAAAACATATGAAAGACAGAAAAAATCTacgatatatatttatatccatAATGCCTAAgcttaaaatattaaatcatagttcaataaataaaaacgaGAGAATAAATTCGGAGAggttttttatatctttatatcaGAGGGATAATATTACAAAGGTGTTTAATGAAGAGGTTTTAAATAGGAGGCACAGTACAAGGTTGGAAAAGATACACTATGAGGCTACCAagggtaaaaataaaaaaaaaaaatatataaaataacaaaagaaaatatgcAGTGTTAAAAATAAGGCAAACATGAGATATAAGTTTGTatggtttatatatatatatatatatatatgtatatttttttttttttttttttcttattttttagatCACGAATATGAGGAAAAAGCCAAATGTATAAAAACAAACCTTATCAACATAACAATCATTCCAGAATTTTTAAACTCAGAAAAATTTGAAATTGTTAAGAAAAAGGTTAGTAAATATATGTACGTAAAAgatttgaaatatttatgttcAAGATTATATTCTATACCTTTGCCAAGAATGCGATTATTTTACACTGATGAGGTAAAcgtttaaataataaaataatattatatgcatatgtgttctttaatatttatataatttaccCTTGTCTTAAAaatatcttcttctttttttttttctacagAATAATCCTATTTGCTTAGAAATTCTGGATACCAATGCAAATTTATACACTTACGGAATTGATAAcaattcaaaaataaaaataaaaatggaagaatgaaaataagtagttgttaaatatataaattaataattataaaggaACTaaggaatttttttttttttttttttccttcatttatttaataacatGTTATATGTttagtataaatatatatatatatatataaagaaatatacatatatatacatatgaataattatatattttttattttttattttgtatgtgTATTATTTGGATAAAacatattgatatattataattaaaaatctttctacttttattattattttttttttaatatattaacttcgtgcttttttaaaatttttttttttgaatttttttctttttttttttttttttaaatataatattatataaaaattatagaaacgaaaatatatgaaaaaataaattaaaataaagaatcaaatgaaaattatgTCTCCAACATTATTtcttaatttaaaaatgacTAAAGAAATGTTAGTATAATTTggtagtatatatataaagacaCAGTTGCttgtttaattatattatattatttatttttattttttttattttttgccAATGTATAGATATTACACATTGGCATTTTTTTATgtctttattaatatgtaatattactatatatatatatatatatatatatatatatatatatattttaattataggTGCTATAAAACCCATATAAGAAATAGCCAAGAAGAGTGCTGAAATTGATTTTGATGGACCCAATAAAAAAAGTAGATATAATCAAATGAAAAGATATAAAACATGAGAATATGATTTTTAAACTCAATATTatgtaatttaaaaaaaaaaatatatataaacaaattaatttattatacaaTAATAACTGGATGCTTGATCCTGTATAAGTTtgtgatataataaaaaggtatataaaaaatttgaataaacaagttaattatattaatatataaaaaaaaaaaaaatatatatatatatataattatatatatataatgttgtATGCTCTTCTTTTGTGtttcaaaaaatttataaaacttTGTCCActgaataaataatattagttttattgttataaatgtagaattataattttgtgcggtaacatattattaatttattaatttattttattttaatattaacatgatcattttacatatattttataaaataaaatttttacagttttctttcatatatattataacataataaCTTATCCATCATATCAGCATGTGTTAAGATCATTCGTCGACAACAATATCTGTATAAGTTTAATTCATTCAATGCATCACATTTTGATAACCCTTCTTCCAGTTTCTTCTCATATACACTCCATAGGTTACCTATTAACTTGCCACATGTAAAACAACGTACAGGTATTATCatcttatataatataaagttattcaacaaaaaaaaattaaaaaaataaaaaaataaataaagtatataaagcaaaataaaaaaaattatataaataaataaaaatatatatgatatatttatatataatattgtattaatttttaatatatcatgatattaatataaattttttttttttttttttttttttgagccTTCTTTCAaaggatataaatatattattaaacatTATGCATTGATTAAAAcatattcttataattttatttcacatatatataatatatatatatatatatatatatatatatttatttatttatttatataagatgATTCccattcatatatttttttttttttatagagaaaaaaaattaaaaaaaaaaacatccatattataagaaatagAATATTTAAGAGATAAAATCTTAAATGATgcaattttataaataagtatattttaaactgtcattattttaaaacggagaaataattaaaaaaaaaaaaaaaaaaaaaatattatataatatatatataatatattatgcatatttcctttttctttttattgtttGCGCATGTACCTCAGTAGGTATAGacccttaaaaaaaaaataggcatattttttaaatataccatcaaaaaaaattaatgtattttttcataaatattattatatttaactatataaattttatgataatatacaaaaataaataaatatatatatatatatatgtattatttcttttcatgttaaaaattgtatatataatacaaaatatttaaaacttgtaatattattttataatataattaccATTCcacacataaaaatatatatattatatatttatatgtttatatttattttttcttttataagtTATATGCAACACAGTTCATATATGTTTCCACTTTAGAAAGAAGATGATAAAAGTTATGTTTGCATTTGTgttgttttgtttttatgttttctaagaaatgttctttttttttataaagatTATCAGCAAAAGtataaatatcattatttgatATGAACTGTTCAGAATATTGAAAAATGGTTGAAGCATATGTTGATGGTTTATGATTTATTCTATATTTTGAAGATGATGTTaatcttataatattattattattatgttcgttatttataatattttgatttaataGAGTAGATGagtttttgatttttttttctgaagatttattttttttatttttatgatatatatacatatgatacCAATCCTTTTCTtgtaattcatttatattaatagatGTTTTGAtgtaattattatgtttaataccttgtattatatatgaaaaatccAGACTAGGGTTAtagtttaatattttatctataggtattaaatttttatttacaatatGTGATAATGTTGTATAatcttctttttctatatttgaattaatgaccatattttttttcttctcttcTAAATATTCTACAAACATATCaccttttaaattttttgatttctttttataattataaaaagcaTCATATTCGAtatgtaaattattaatatatttaataatattatttaatttatgtgtattcttttcttcatcgttttttataattttattgtaACCGCATGTGCATCCTTTCTCGTTCagatat is part of the Plasmodium sp. gorilla clade G2 genome assembly, chromosome: 7 genome and encodes:
- a CDS encoding cytoskeleton associated protein, putative, yielding MENIFCNEKEFHVGDRIFTCNFNSHNNKENEQDGNILMNEKNKKNYENTIENAEKLYDSDEEVVDKNLKIYLFNEDIGIKIGTIRYIGTLKNHPSQNKIFYGIEWDNEISGKNYGKFKEDIYFYPIQYLKREYTKMCYMKIKEGLNNVNVDNNISDNIINDNKTKVHDYIMNDDKILNNDYIMKDDKILNNDYIMKDDNCDNNPFENFHNIHNDEKTKKICEKFLNVNLNIKPCSFLTFENIHVGITFIQALHFRYNYFPDLDLSIEDYQTKKIKKVIFSGEMKVRNYFKNFYELKNITLNKCLIYTSGITNNLIFNNLHSLSLCGNLLSNWLEIFKIIKLANKLTYLNVSDNKLSPISLQCVLLKNLVSECNEIKNKCDTNDNNTNKYDYINNNTEEHCTMSELIYFEQIKELCIDNTLISWDDVLILSFIFPNVEILSLKKNYINNINIKNLKVSKNSIIYKYLTNTTYRNLYGLHNIINDNPSYGLTNINDKNGNSNNNNIYTYKEKNIHNIPNCNSNTFMSDGNKRECVNYSYNNDHHFFNSQPADDCSGKNMNKSGESDTTKNEILFPYKFGMFTKLRKIVLNDNYLYDYEDLFNFVYHINSIQSIFLNNNKFSDNTKLIDIVYNICIEDLNYKMNENIEPLDKFEIINQKFNHLKEFLFDNNEVQNYETLRDLFYIFYDIEILKIQNKQKHMKDRKNLRYIFISIMPKLKILNHSSINKNERINSERFFISLYQRDNITKVFNEEVLNRRHSTRLEKIHYEATKDHEYEEKAKCIKTNLINITIIPEFLNSEKFEIVKKKVSKYMYVKDLKYLCSRLYSIPLPRMRLFYTDENNPICLEILDTNANLYTYGIDNNSKIKIKMEE
- a CDS encoding DNA-directed RNA polymerase 2 8.2 kDa polypeptide, putative: MIIPVRCFTCGKLIGNLWSVYEKKLEEGLSKCDALNELNLYRYCCRRMILTHADMMDKLLCYNIYERKL